GGATCACCTCCCGTTCGGCCAGGACGCGGAGCAGCCGGGTCTGGGCTCCCAGCGGCATGTCGCCGATCTCGTCCAGGAACAGGGTGCCGCCGTTGGCCTGGACCAGCTTGCCGCGCATGCCGTCGCGCCGCGCGCCGGTGAAGGCGCCTTCCGCATAACCGAACAGTTCGCTCTCGATCAGGCTTTCCGGCAGGGCCGCGCAGTTGATGCCGACGAACGCCCTGGCGGCGCGGGCGCTGGCGTCATGGATCGCGCGGGCGAAAGCCTCCTTGCCGGTCCCGGTCTCGCCGCCCATCAGGATCGGCAGGTCGCAGTCTACGAAGCGGCGGATGCGGCGGACATGGGCCTGCATCTGGGGATCGCCGCCGGCCAGCTCTTCGAGCGTCATAGGGCGGGACGGGCGCGCCGTCGCCGGGGAGCGTGCGGCGAGCCGGCGCGGCGGCTGCCGCCGCGCCGTCGCCGCCAGCGGCATCCGGAGCGTCACTGCCCAGCGCCGCTCGGTGCCGGACTGGCGTACCAGGGCCATCCCCTCGGCCAGCCGGTCCAGCGACGTCTCCAGCACGGCGTCCAGTCGGGTGCCGATCAGGGTCTTGCCGGCGAACAGCCTGCGCGCGCCGCCGTTGAGGCCGACCACGGTGCCCGCCGGATCGACCGCGATCATGGCATCGGTCTCTATCCCCGCCATCTCCGGCGAGCGGGCGAGGGCGAGCACGCAGTTCTCCCGCGTGCGGGCCAGGAACCAGGTGTCCTCAATCTGGCGCGCGGCGGACATGACGAAGCCGTGGACCAGCGACTGGAACTGCCCACCCGCCGGCGCGGTCAGGGAAGAGACGTCCAGGGCGGCCAGCAGCTCCCCGGCGGGTCCCAGGATCGGCGCCACGGAGCAGGTCAGGCCGGTGTGGCGGACCGCGAAATGATCGAAGCGATGGACCAGGATCGGCTTGCCCGAAGCGAGGCAGGTGCCCACGCCGTTGGTGCCCTCGCAATCCTCCGCCCAGACGGCGCCGCGTTCCAGCCCGGCCCGAGCCATGCGCCCCTCGACCGGCAGGCTGCCGAACCGCTCGATCGTAACGCCGTGCCGGTCGGCCAGCAGGACGACGTAGCCGGACGCCGCGAGCTGGGCATGGAGGCCGAGCAGGCTCTCCCGGGCGAAGCCCAGGAACTCGCCGACCGGCTCGACATGGTCGCGCAACTCGGGCGGCGTCAGGACGTTGGGAGCGTTGACGGTGGCCGGGTCGAGCCGGTGCTTCAGCACGCAGCGCTTCCAGGAGTCGGCGATGATGTCGTGGGGCGGCGGACTGGTCGGCACGGCGGCTCCGTCGACCCAGGCCATGATGCGGTCTATATGGTCGCTCGCCGTCGATCCGGGCGCGATCATCATTCCCCCAATCCGTGACACCGGTTTTCCGGCTTTCCTGTCTTCGGGTCAGGCTAACTCAATAAATAATTTGAGGCTAGAGCATGAGCCGAGTTTTGAAGCAATGTTCCTAAAAATATTTCCTTGTGCGGCGCAATATCAGAGGGCTCGGCTTGTGACGAATGCTGTGTGACACGTGTAACGATATGTGACGCCGAGGCCCGGTTGAACCTGGAGTTTTCCCACTCGACAGGATTGGCACGCTCATTGCTGCACTAACCCCCGCATCAATCGATGTGACGGTCCGATGTCTCCTCCTTACGGTGCGGCGCAACACGCGCCGCACCGATTTCCCGGTCGGGGTCGGGCCGCCCGAAAAAGGATACAGGGGAAACTGCCACGTGGATCATCAGGAGCCTGAAGTCGATATCGAGCGCCGGACCGTCCTGAAGGCGGCGTTGTGTGCCGGAGTGGCGCTTCATCTGGCGCCGATGGGCGGTCCGGCGGAAGCCGTGGCCCAGGGAGACCCGCGCAAGTCGAGGCCCCAGGCGGGCGACCGGCTGGTGTTCGCCTCCGGCGAGCGCAAGGGAGAGCCGATCGGCGACAAGGACATCGAGCAAGGCCGGCAGCAGGTCATGGCCTATTGCCTCGACCCGGCGTCGGAAACGGTCCGCGACGGCTCGCGGCTCAACAAGGTGATGCTGATCCGGCTCGATCCGGCCGATCTGGACGAGGAGACCCGGAAGCACGCCGCCGGCGGCATCGTCGCCTTCTCGGCCGTCTGCAGCCATGCCGGCTGCGACGTTTCCGGCTGGCACGCAGAGGAGAGGATCCTCGAATGCCCGTGCCACCACTCCAAGTTCGACCCGCGCGCCAGCGGCAAGGTGGTCGGCGGCCCCGCGCCCCGCCGCTTGGCGCTCCTGCCGCTGGAGAACGGCCCCGACGGGCTGGTCGTGGCGGCCGGGTTCATCGGCAAGGTCGGCGCCGCGACGTCGGCCTGAGGGCAAGCAACGAAACGATAAACAACATTTCGGGAGGAAACCATGGACAAGAGAGCGTTGGCCAGGGGCATCGCCGCGGTGGCGCTGATGCTGGCTCCGGTACCTGTACTGGCGGCCGGCCCGCTGGACAACTATGCGCCGGTCACCCAGGAGCGGCTGGAGAAGCCGGAGGACGGCAATTGGCTGCAGTACCGCCGCACCTATGACAGCTGGGGCTACAGCCCGCTGTCCCAAGTGAACACCGGCAACGTCAAGGACATGGTGCCGGTCTGGAGCTTCTCGACCGGCGTGAACGAGGGGCACCAATCGCCGCCGGTGGTCAACAACGGCGTCATGTTCATCACCACGCCCCAGGCGCAGGTGATAGCGCTGGACGCCAAGACCGGCGACCTGCTGTGGCGCTACAAGCGCGAGCTGCCGGAGGACCTGACCCAGCTCCATCCGACCAACCGGGGCGTGGCGCTGCTGGGCGACAAGGTCTATGTCGGCACGGTGGACGCCTTCATCGTGGCGCTGGACGCCAAGACCGGAAAGCCGGTGTGGGAGCAGCCGGTCGAGGATTACCAGAAGGGCTACTACATCACCATGGCGCCGCTGGCCGCCAAGGGGAAGGTGATGGTCGGCATGTCCGGCGGCGAGTTCGGCATCCGGGGTTTCCTGGCGGCGTTCGACGCGGAGACGGGCAAGCCCGCCTGGAAGACCAGCACCATTCCGGGACCGGGCGAGCCGGGGAACGAGACCTGGGCGGGCGAGACCTGGAAGACCGGCGGCGCCCCGGTCTGGATCACCGGCAGCTACGACCCGGCCACGGGCCTGTCCTATTGGGGGACCGGCAACGCGGCGCCGTGGATGGCCGACCAGCGGGCGGGCGACAACAAGTGGGCGAACTCCGTCGTCGCGATCGACGTGGAGACCGGCAAGATGAAGTCGGCCCACCAGTACCATTGGAACGAGGCATGGGATTGGGACGAGGTCGCGGCCCCGATCCTGGTCGACGTGCAGCGGGACGGCCGGACCTACAAGAGCCTCGTCCATGCCGGCCGCAACGGCTATCTCTGGATTCTGGAAAGGTCGGGGGACGAGATCAAGTTCGTCGACGCCAAGCCTTTCGTCCGGCAGAACGTGTTCAAGAGCCTGGATCCCAAGACCGGGCGGCCGACCTATGACGAGACCAAGGTGCCGGGAACCGGCAAGCGGGCGGACTTCTGCCCGTCGCTGTGGGGCGGCAAGGACTGGCCGCCGGTGGCCTACAACCCGCAGACCCGGCTTATGTACATTCCGGCCAACGAGAACCTGTGCGGCTACCTGGAGGGCAAGCAGACCGAATACGAGCCGGGCCAGCTCTATATCGGCGTCGCCATCTCCGACATCGGCATGACGGTCCATCCCGATGCCGACCATATCGGCGAGCTTCAGGCCTGGAACCTGGATACCGGGCAGAAGGTCTGGACCCAGAAGTTCGACAAGTCGCAGAACTGGGGCCCTGTACTGACGACAGGCGGCGGCCTGGTCTTCATGGGCGGCACCAACGACCGCTTCTTCCGGGCATTCGACGCCAAGACCGGCGACAGGCTGTGGGAGACGCGGACGAACTCCGGCGTGACGGGCGTGCCGGTATCCTACGAGGTGGACGGGGTGCAGTACGTCGCCGTCCAGTCCGGGTGGGGTGTCGATGCCCAGCGCAAGCAGGAGAAGCTGGCCCAGCTCGGCTACGCGACGCTGGACGTCCCCCAGGGTGGCGTCGTCTGGGTCTACGCGCTTCGCAAGTAGATCCGGGAGATGCTTCGACTTAGGTCGGTGCCGGGAGATCCGCCGTCGCGCTGGTCGGCCGAGATCGTGGCGGGCTGCGGGGAGTTCCGCAGCCTGCTGCTCGGGACCGGGCGGGACCGCCGCTACATCATCGACTTCTGCGTGGTCGCGGACCGGCCGATGATGCTGATCAGCCTGACTGACGGAACGCCGGAAGCAGCGGTCTATATCGAAGCCGGCAGGGTCATCCTGGAGGACCGGTGCCGGCATGCCGCGGTGGTGGAGGGCGGCCTGTTGCGGGAGGAGGGGGAATAGGCGCGCTTTTGTTGCCCTGCGGGGGCTCTTTCCCGCAACAAGCGGCTTGACGTGGGCTCCGGATGTGCGAACCTTTCCGTCAACTGCAAACAACGGAAAGGAGGTGATCCAATGTCTCATGGAGCAAAGCCGGTCATTGCCGTGCTGTTCGGCATCTCGGCTCTTCTGACGGCTGGGGTCGCCAGTGCCTG
This Skermanella mucosa DNA region includes the following protein-coding sequences:
- a CDS encoding sigma-54-dependent Fis family transcriptional regulator, with protein sequence MMIAPGSTASDHIDRIMAWVDGAAVPTSPPPHDIIADSWKRCVLKHRLDPATVNAPNVLTPPELRDHVEPVGEFLGFARESLLGLHAQLAASGYVVLLADRHGVTIERFGSLPVEGRMARAGLERGAVWAEDCEGTNGVGTCLASGKPILVHRFDHFAVRHTGLTCSVAPILGPAGELLAALDVSSLTAPAGGQFQSLVHGFVMSAARQIEDTWFLARTRENCVLALARSPEMAGIETDAMIAVDPAGTVVGLNGGARRLFAGKTLIGTRLDAVLETSLDRLAEGMALVRQSGTERRWAVTLRMPLAATARRQPPRRLAARSPATARPSRPMTLEELAGGDPQMQAHVRRIRRFVDCDLPILMGGETGTGKEAFARAIHDASARAARAFVGINCAALPESLIESELFGYAEGAFTGARRDGMRGKLVQANGGTLFLDEIGDMPLGAQTRLLRVLAEREVIPLGGDRAIPLDLHVICASHHDLEALVASGAFRADLFYRLNGLRIVLPPLRDRADKAALIDRALELEATGLPAPPRLTPEARSLLMSHDWPGNIRQLRTVVRAAVIGCEDGLIRCEDLPLGMPRFSGAAAACPAACTEAERLQAILRSHKWCVADAARSLNVSRMTLYRRMAKFGVVPPNQL
- a CDS encoding QcrA and Rieske domain-containing protein, coding for MDHQEPEVDIERRTVLKAALCAGVALHLAPMGGPAEAVAQGDPRKSRPQAGDRLVFASGERKGEPIGDKDIEQGRQQVMAYCLDPASETVRDGSRLNKVMLIRLDPADLDEETRKHAAGGIVAFSAVCSHAGCDVSGWHAEERILECPCHHSKFDPRASGKVVGGPAPRRLALLPLENGPDGLVVAAGFIGKVGAATSA
- a CDS encoding methanol/ethanol family PQQ-dependent dehydrogenase — protein: MDKRALARGIAAVALMLAPVPVLAAGPLDNYAPVTQERLEKPEDGNWLQYRRTYDSWGYSPLSQVNTGNVKDMVPVWSFSTGVNEGHQSPPVVNNGVMFITTPQAQVIALDAKTGDLLWRYKRELPEDLTQLHPTNRGVALLGDKVYVGTVDAFIVALDAKTGKPVWEQPVEDYQKGYYITMAPLAAKGKVMVGMSGGEFGIRGFLAAFDAETGKPAWKTSTIPGPGEPGNETWAGETWKTGGAPVWITGSYDPATGLSYWGTGNAAPWMADQRAGDNKWANSVVAIDVETGKMKSAHQYHWNEAWDWDEVAAPILVDVQRDGRTYKSLVHAGRNGYLWILERSGDEIKFVDAKPFVRQNVFKSLDPKTGRPTYDETKVPGTGKRADFCPSLWGGKDWPPVAYNPQTRLMYIPANENLCGYLEGKQTEYEPGQLYIGVAISDIGMTVHPDADHIGELQAWNLDTGQKVWTQKFDKSQNWGPVLTTGGGLVFMGGTNDRFFRAFDAKTGDRLWETRTNSGVTGVPVSYEVDGVQYVAVQSGWGVDAQRKQEKLAQLGYATLDVPQGGVVWVYALRK